The Lycium ferocissimum isolate CSIRO_LF1 chromosome 1, AGI_CSIRO_Lferr_CH_V1, whole genome shotgun sequence genome includes a region encoding these proteins:
- the LOC132068428 gene encoding EPIDERMAL PATTERNING FACTOR-like protein 5, which translates to MGAIHYHHHLQHTPSSFSFATIATLAFLLLTPLVSALRLNPTQRLNGESDVVERVVTQRRLSGPGSSPPACRSKCGRCSPCKPVRVSIQPGLSFTLEYYPEAWRCKCGNNLFMP; encoded by the exons ATGGGCGCAATTCACTACCACCATCATCTCCAACACACACCCTCAAGCTTCTCTTTTGCAACAATAGCCACTTTAGCTTTCCTTTTGCTCACTCCACTTGTTTCAGCTCTGCGTCTCAACCCCACTCAAAGACTCA ATGGTGAGTCTGACGTTGTTGAGCGAGTTGTTACTCAGAGAAGACTAAGTGGACCAGGTTCATCACCACCTGCCTGCCGATCCAAATGTGGAAGGTGTTCACCATGTAAACCGGTTCGGGTCTCAATTCAACCCGGTTTGAGTTTTACTTTAGAATACTACCCTGAAGCGTGGAGGTGCAAGTGTGGAAACAATCTCTTCATgccttaa